ggcaaaaaaaaatattcagtttgTCCCATTTTGTTTCGCATTTTTAGCTCCACAGCAAAAGCTACAAACATAACACTCAGGTTGCTTTAGTTCCAATCCAGTTTTGCCACTTGACCAAGGCTACAAACAACTTTGCAAAAGGAAAAGCTACGTGTAGCTCAGGATAAGGCTAGTCAAAGTTGAGGTACACTGGCTGGTAACTTATATTCATAATGTCCTGCTAGTTAAAAGTGCCAACCAAATGTCCCATAATGCATTTCAACAGTTAAAAGCCCCGGTATTCATCTTTTTTATGCCTGCATTTCAACTTCATTACTCTTGATCGATACAAAACAAAGCGCCAATATGCCGCCAACATGTCCGAGAGGGAAACACAAGCTCCCAAATCCAGATATCTCAGAACGCCGCAGGATAGTTCTGTTGTTTTAACAAGCCAGGAGAAGCTGCTCACGATGACTAAACTGAGAAGCATGTGTGAAAGTGCAGGAGTGGCTCCTTCATTTGTGTCACAGTCGCTCCGACACCCTTCGTATCCAGCACATTGGAGCCTTTTCCGACCGGATTTGAGGGCAGAGCGGCGTGTGTGAAGGAACCGTTGGTCGAGGGTGCAACTCCACGCCGAAGTATAAATGAGCTCCTGGTGGATATTCATCATTTCAGCTTTGATAAATcctctgtctttgtttctgCTCCTGCATAGACAAGCGCGGACCATCAGTCATGTGACACGGAGGTATTCAAACAAATATGAGCTCAGTCGGAGGATTACGCCGTGTTTTCTTTGGATGTTTGGTTTGTTGCTGTGTTCCGTCAACCATTCATCACTCTGCCGCGTGACGTTTCTCCTCCACTCTCGTGTCTCATCGGTCGTCACGGCGACGCAGTTTTTGATCGCAGCGCTGTCTCGCGTCCATTAAAAAAAGCACTGACACACACCCCAGACGTGGTATCGATCACAAGGAGCCCGTGTTTCTTCTCATGACTGCTGAAAGTGAGGTCATCACAAACTACATCAGCAACGCTCATCATCGCTGCTGTTTTCACCCCCAATACACGTTTTTCAAAGGGCAGTTTTCTCATTGTTTCAGCCAaacttccctttcactctggcTCCTGCCAGTCAGATGACCACTTTCACTCAGCTCCACCCGCTGCACCTTTCACTTCCTTCGTCCCCTCCCTGCATCTCTGTCAATGGATCCAGATCACTGCTAAATACTTGAACACAACGGTTTCCGACGCACATACTCCTCGTACCTTCACACTTCCTCCTGCTTTCTTCATTATATTTTGACTCCTCACTGAATTGTCTTTTTTGACACCTTTTTGGGAGcaatttttaatttgaaaacaaCAGAATTTATTTCTTGAGTCATCGGATCTTGGTTCGAAAGGCCCTAGATTTAAAGTAAGATTTGTgagaatttattattattatattataaataagaataatatatttaatgacTGATGGTTATGTAATTTAactaaaatgtataaataaatagtgTCACTCACATGCTGGTCTAGCAGCTAAGCTAAATGCTACATTATGACAGCCTTCAAAAGCAACATGCAAAAACTCACAGTGAATCCAATGAAGTGAGATTATGATGATATGATATATTCACACTCCTGAAGCGTCACATACCGACACGCGTCCAATGTAGACGCAGATGTCAGACTTGCTAGAAGAGAATTTCCAGAGCATCACCCCTTTTCTTTACCTGCACCGCCTttgttttgtatatatttttattggagGATATGACATTTTgcaataataattacaatttcagaccacaataaaaaaatttaaaaaacaatgttaatgtcatttttctattttttattgattttttttttacctaacatagaacacacaaacaaaacaaaatttgtcaacaattaaataaacaacaatacataaaatttaaataaatatttgaaaaaaatggaggCAGAAGTGGAAACTGGAGAAGGTAGTCTCACGCATTAAAAACAGTGAAATATAACTCTCTGACCAGGATTTAGTCTAAGGCGAGGTGAGCTGAAATAGGTAAGAAAAAGATGCTATTTACAGAAAAACTTTCCAGTATTAACATTAATTGTATGCTTGATTTTTTCCAACTTCAAGAAAAACATGGCGTCTGTGAACCATTGAGTACGACGTGGTGGCTTGGTCGATTTTTCACCATAAATCAAATGTTTCGTTTGCAATGTAAAaacttttgtttcattattattgaCCCAAATCGGTTTCCGTAGCCGTCTATGTTTTGCGTGAGTCACAAGACGCGGTTCAATTGAAAGTCCGCTGTGGCAACATGCGACGCAGATTCTTGGATATGAAATCCCACAGGATAATAGTGAACTACAGTAGTGATAGTGAATTACGACTCCAATGTAAGCGCTCCCTCTGTTGAGtaggactccgccttttaaggtagggCCTTAAGGAGGACCGTGAAGAATGTGTTGTGCCCCCGTCTCCTGATCCTGCTGGGAAAAAATCCAAGGGAGACCTGAGATATACACATAATTTCCTTGAGTAATGTATTATATGACGCAAAAGAGAAACTTTCATCATCCAACAAAATATGATCCCGAAGACAAAATAGATGTCATTTTCGCCTTAATGCCTTGATTTCTTTCCCACAATAAAACTCTAGTCAAATAAAAACGAAACACGACATGTTAATCGGACGTAATGCTGCGGCTTTCCACTcataatatttattcatttattttccaagGCCTTGGGAAACTCACCGCCAGCCCTAAAAATGGATAAATGAACACACCCGGGGGTCATCCGAGGTCAGATCAGGGCGTTTGAACCTGCAGGGTCGAACAGTCACATGAGAAAAGCAGTGTGGGAGTGGAGCGGGTGGTCATCATGGCTTCATGTCCGACAGAGGAGCGATGATGGCCgacggaggagggggagggggtgggccCACCAGACATGATAGATGTCTTTAATAACCTCTGGCTGCTTTTTAGTGTCCTCATGGATTTGCTGTTATTAAGATCTTATGGGTCTTATTGTGATTACCACCTCCTACATCGGGGGGCCCGGTCATGCTGGGTCTGTCCAGGCAGTCAAAATAAACACTCCCCCCCGTTCCCCCGCTCAGTCCTGCTGTTGATCAGCCACTTGTTGATGGTGCCACGGAGTCTCACTCCTGACCCAGTGGTCTCACACGTCAGCGGGAAGAACCTCCTCACCTGTTGGTTCCTCGTGGGCGACCCCCGACAGACTGATCGAATTAGCATATCCGCCGTGCTAATGACACGAGAGCTGGGACCTCAGTGGGACCGTGAGAACCATAATGTTCTCATCATGTTTTATAGCGCATCAGGGCAAAGCAGCAAAACAGGGATTCTCTTACGCTGAATATTGAGACGTGATAACATATTTGGAGGCGCACGGCGTTTAGGTCACTGCAGCGGAGCTTATTTTTGGACGGACGTTTTTGCTCAGAATGAACTATTTCCAAAGTTGGTAACACAATACGGAAAACAAATGAGAAGTCCAGGAACATACAGCCTGAAATACACACTCAGATCAGAAGTGCATTCCTGAATGGTTTCggacagagggaggaaaccCGATTTCGCCTTTAGCTTGACACTCCACCACTGTTCCACATGGTTTCTTTTATTCATCTTCCTGAATGATGAAATTGAATGCAGACCTTTAAGCTATTATCAGAAACATCAACCACTACTCACTCAAAAGCTGCTCGCTGAACAAAACCATTCAGGAAGgtggagcttcatttgtttgATAAGACAGCTGTTACGCAGTGAGCTAGCGCTGGCAACCACGCGCTACCAAAGGGAAATCACATGAGGATCACAGATGCTGGCTAGCGGAGGCTAACAATTgagtttttaaaaaactttttaagATCACAATTACAGCTATatagtcatttaaaaacaatacataAACAGAAGCTTAGCAGTGGTAAGCTAATGCTTTATGCTTCGCCGCAACACACAAATACAGCAAGCCATTCTAAGTgtgtagacagacagacagacagacagatacataggTACAtcaggcagagagacagacaggcagacagacacatCAGAccggcaggcagacagacagacagatagatacatcaggcagacagacagacagatacataggTACATttgacagacaggcagacaaacagacaggcagacagatacatcaggcaggcaggcagacagacagacagataggtacatcaggcagacagacagacaggcagacagacacatCAGAccggcaggcagacagacagacagatagatacatcaggcagacagacagacagatacataggtacatttgacagacagacagacaggcagacaaacagacaggcagacagatacatcaggcaggcaggcagacagacagacagacagatacatcagacagacagacagacagacagatacgtAGGTacatcagacagacagacagacagatacataggTACATCAGGCAGACAaacagatagatacatagatacatgaggcagacagacagacagatacatcaggcagacagacagacagatagatacatagatacatCAGgcagccagacagacagacagacagggagacagacagatacataggTACATCAGGCAGACAAACAGATAGATATATCGATACatgaggcagacagacagacagatacatcaggcagacagacagacagacagatagacacaTAGATACatcagacaggcaggcagatggAAAGACAGATAcatagatggacggacagacagacaggcataGTATATAGTGGACTAAAGTGTAATAACTACGAGTGTCGACGTCGCAGCAGTTTGGACGCAGAACAAATGTAAAGTTTATTGCGCCTGAAGTAGCTCTCAATCTGACATTCCAGAGAAAACAAAGCTCCCCTCTCAGTCCACCTCGGCGTCTAAAAGCCTCATGTCGGTTTGCAGACGTGGATTTGGTGAGAGTCCATGTTTTATTAATTTGCAGATGAGCTCAGCTATTGATGGCGGCGGCCACCGGGGTTCAATTAGGGTAATACAGGGAGAGGGGCGCATTACGGGCGTCTGTCTAAGTGAGAGTATATCTCTTCCTGACAGTTATAGTCCAAATGCAACAAATTGCACCTCAGTGGCTGCGAATGGCGCCGTATCAGTCCTGTGGCAATGAGCGATGGCAGCGTGGCAGGTCGGCTGTCATGCTGGGCCTGTCGTCCGTCCTCCCCTCGCGAACAACAACACGGGCCCGAGTGCAGATTATGCCTATTTCCTTAATAGAGGCCACTTAGAGAGACATCGGCCCGTCCTGCCGGAGCACCACTTCTCTGAGGGCTGAGCGGGTCGCAGCAGCATCACGCGAACTTCACGTTTCACAATTACGCCGGGGCCATAAAAAGGGGGATGTTAGcggcaccaaaaaaaaaagagtcgcTCCTCTCGGGTGAGCGTTTATTATGATCGATAGAGTCCTTGAGTGCAACTTCGCTGTGCAATCACAACAGTCCACTGTACGTTGTCTCTGGAGCACAGTGTGTGAAATTGAATAGAGGAGTCATAAAATGGAAGCAGAGACACTGACCAACGTGCAGCGGCGGCGACGCCCGTCAGCGTGCGCTGTTGGAGACAAAAGAGGGATGAAGTCTGATGCGCCAGTTCAGCTGATGCTGGCCAAAATACGAAGGAGCAGTGGCTCAAGATCCTATGGAGCAATGTTGCCAGGTTGCGACTTTCAGACCACTGTGCTTTTCATCGTCCTCGTATCCTTAAAAACATCTATAAAGTCCTTCACTTCAGGAACCAATTTCTTAAGACACACACTGGGGGAGAGCTGCAGCAAACCTGGCAGCCCCAGAAGCAGTAGATGCATGGGGTGTTTTTGGAATTACAAAGGGTTAAAGCTTCTCTTAGTCTTGAGCTCTCTCACTAGGTGGCGACTTGGGTCCCACCATTCACTCCCACTCCAGTTTTTAACATGCAGTTATGGAGTTTGTCATgcactgggaggaaaccagagtctcTTTTCTAATTCATTCAGCTGTGGAACCAGTTTGAAGCAACCACAATAGCAACACAGAGCTTGAGGGGGGAGTGAACTGGTCCCTCCAGAGTGGCGAACAAAGCAAAGCAAGGCGACACCCGGTTTGAGTCCGGGTTCTGCTAAACTTTAGCGTGTCTAGAGTTGGAAAGAGTTTCCAGACACATACATGACAGCTGGGATCTTGTCCACAAACCTGCTGCCCTGGGGTGCTGggaagactctttttttttcacaagggTGCAAAGCCTGTCCCAGCCAGTCAGGGTAACAGGCAAGGGACAACTACTAACTACATCGAGAACGATTGAAAATAACAGCTGCTTTAGTCGCCACTGTGGCAGCACTGTTCACTTGACATCATGAGAAAgccttcttttttatttaggaCCAGTAACCATGGCGACTGTTTTGGAATAATTTCTATGCATCGTATTCAGCTGACCCTAGCTTTCCAGGAGATGATGAGCACTCGccagcattttgttttcatccataTCGTACAATAAAggtcatcatttttatctcttCAGTCTGTTCACATCACGGTTCCGATCATCAAACTGAGGAGAAATTCTGCTagatcagcaaaaaaaaaagccccagcgTGGATGACTGACGCGGCGAAAGCAACACCTCAGCCCTAAAAGATGGACGCCATCCATGAGGACGAAGTCATAGGCAGGTATGAGGGAgagtatttttttcatcatgtgaaCGACTGGCACAAATATCTTGAAGATGTTGGCCGCTGCTCCTTCATCATCCTGTCTCACTGACCCTTCCCTCTCCTTGTTCTCCTGCCGAGGCCCCCTCTAATCCCGGCTCCAGCCAGGACGGAGCAATAGGCCACCGCTAATGTGCTTGGTGGGTCATTAATTTTTTTCGGATGGCCAAGgcagggagggggggagagagagagagagagagagagagagatggggagCTGTGTTGTTTGATATTGGACTGAATAGGAGCGGGGAGGGAAAGCAGATGTTTGTGTTGGCTGGTGAGGAAAAATCAGCAAGCTCGCGCCAAGCCAGTCACAGACTCATGCCAGGCAGCAGCTGCCCAAATATAGTGCAGCTGAAGTCTGGCGGGACGACGAGATCACCGGCGTGAAGTAGCGCTGGAATTTGAACACCGACCGGCTGATTCGGAATCATCGAGTTCCGAACTGGGATTCAAAAAGAAAAGGGTTGTTCGCTAGTTTTTATCTCAATGGCTGAGGTTACATTTGAAAGAAGCATTAACTTCCAGTGTCAAAATTCATCTAACAACGCATCAACAAATGATCCcagatttgaaaaaaacaaaaaataaataataataataaacctgttatttaaatgaaagaTGGAGTGTCTTGTTCTGGAAAGAatatgtgacaaaaaattaacataaaatacataaatctaAATCATTCTCTTATATACAAATAGTCGAACAATGAATTAACCGAAatacaacattaaaaaatagtttttggatattaagaaaaaaattataaaaataaacaaaataatgagtGACATTGATGAGAAAAATACACCATTATCAGTTAAATCCAAgcacataaaaacaataaaaattatgaaataaataaaaatgatgaattagGGATATActattttaaaaacatcaacaaaaataaaataaaaacaaaaataatattttgagaGTCATGCAGAATATGGACGAACATGATGAAAAAATGCGCACACAATGAAAAATTACACGTTAAAAATACACGCTGTAAGAGGAGTTATACAtaatgtgtatgtatatatatatatatatataattgtttaATACAAATTATGTCAGTGTTTCAGTATGAGTTTaacaatatatgaataaaatgtttagatgtgaataaaatgaatacaatttATTGCAAAAAGTCTAAGAGGTCACAAAGGTCAGGGTGTCCTCACTTCTGGTGAGTAATCTGAGATGATTCTCAGACTCAGACACAGACTCTCCTCATGTTGCTGGCAGAGATGAGAAAGGACACAGTGTGAGCTCAAATCTATCTCCGCTGCCGGCCACTGCACAAGTAAAACAATGTATGCACATATATAGGAGCAGAGCAAGGACAGGCGGAGttaactctctcctcactgaccGCTCGGCTGATGGGACACATTCATCACGGACGCTGAAGGACGATGGGAGTGAATGTGTGAGAGCAGATTTGGGATAAACATCATCCATATGTATGGTCAGATTTGACTGCGGTCAGGGAACCGCCGTTAGTCTGCTGTCCTCTACGGGTCAGTGATAGAACTACACTTGACAGTGACCACGTCCTGTCTGGTGAACTCCACCCAGATCAATGGAATTTCCGACagcacctgaacgcatcaccCCGACTGGCATTTCTAAACTGGATGGATTTTGGAAATGCAAATGAGGAAGCCAGAACTACTGAGTCTTCATTGAAAAAACGACTCCTTTAATGAaggtacaaaaacaaaaaggcaTGTCGATGTCATGTACACtaattacaaaatatatatcattGCAAAAATAATCCATTTATTTCAGATCATCCATAGATGAGGAAGTGAGCTCAGTCTGTGTGGCACCTGGATGCAGAGGGCTCAGAACTGAACCACGGAATGTTGTCAACTACTGAAGCTGCTCTAATCGACGGATCGACTCACAAACACTGCAAAGAATGTCGAGcatttgatgacaaatgcaGGAGGAAACCTTGTATTCCAAAAGTCTAAAAGAAGATCTGCACTAAGTAAAGAACTAAAAGAACTGCATAGAGGAGTTGACACGACACACAAGGCAACACCGACTGATATTGCTTCACATTGAAGGTGATGATTTGGCAGCCCCTCCAGCACAggcgcgtgcgtgcgcgcgcgtccCTGCTGTGTGATACACAAATGTGATCACTCCGCCGCTCTATCTTAATACGATGTATTTGGATGAGAAAGGTAAATATGTCGCCGTTCAAATTGAAATGGATGTGACACTCCTTGGGGACAGTACTTTGAGAAACCTGTAAACTTTGGGAACGCTGCCAACCACGCCCATGACGGACTGGTGAAGAAAAAACCCTGCACGCTCCCTGAGACCTCAGATTCCACAAGTACTCGACTAGGACCCTAAACTGCTCACACTGAGCGGACGAGAGATGCTCCGGTGAGCTGTCCACCACAGAGCTCTGAGCAGCACGTGGCGGAGCACTGCCTCGCTCTGCAGACCCTAGGGGCACATGAGGTCGCTGTGGACCTGACCTCGGCTCTGCAGGCTGTGCAAGTGCGCCTCCTTCAGGATGCGGTTGATCTGCAGATAGGGCTCAGGCTTCGGGGGGCTGCCGCCTTTGGCGGAGTCGCCGCAGTGAAGTGGACTGCTGGCACCGATGACACACGGGCTGGTGAAGCCCTCGGCAGCGTGGCCTGGACTGCCCACACTGCAGCTCTCGCCGTTAGATACCTGAAACGCAAGGGTCAAGAGGTCAGCCGGGTGCCATTGGCATTCACAGATGAAACATACAGAGTAATGGTCAGGACATCTTATATGATACAGCCAGttgaaaatcatttaaaaaaaaacacatttaaaaaaagactttaTCATGTTTATTCCAAAAATAATAACCATATAACACACATAAAAGATGTCTAAACTTCTAGTGTCAAAATAatactagatggcactctctgctgtaaaatctttgcatttgagcaaccattccagagaaacctcacatcattttaaaaccaagagcgccacctactgagcgctgaaaatgaggacaccgtttcatgaagcctcatgacgCCATCACTGCTACCAAGGGCATATAatcgagagagggagagagaacgGAAATATGCTGCAAGCAACTAAACACATCCTTGTTCTCAGGCAGCACATTCACAAGCATGGCAGTAAAACGTGGGATAAAAAGGAAGGTAAATACGTAGAAGCCAGGGTTTTTAATAGATCTGTGTGGACAATAAAGCGGTGCCTCATCATTGCTCTTTGTGTTGAGCGACTAAAATAGAGCCTGGCGTATTTTTAGACACTTTATGTGGTTTATGATGTTTCCCCAGGGGATCCATAAGTGAGATGAGAGACGTACCTTTGAGTCGCATGCGTCTTGTCCTGGTTCAGGAGACTTCTGTTGCCGTTTGGCCTGAGGTGCCTGTTGACCGCCATCACTATCACTGCCACAGCGCCGCCGCTTCCTATCGAGGGAGATAAAGCACAGGATTGCTTCCAAACCTATCACAGAAAACACTGGTTTTGTATAGTAGTCAATAGGCAGGAGGTCTAGTCTAGTACCTCATTTCTTTGTATGCACTGTTGGAGTAGTTACACCTCACATGGAACTTtagtatcttttttttatgtttttgagtAACGTAGTTCTGATATCAGGTCACCCCATCCTCATTTAAACATCTCAAACATCACCATAGATTTAGTTAGGTGTCACACTGACAAACCCAGTCAGCCTGTTGCCACCAAAAGCtcacatttttctcattttgtatCAATACTGAAAGCACTTGGGCAGCACTTTACATAGGTACAGATTCACAGTTAATGACAACAGAACTATATTACTCATGGCAGCAAACAAAGTTGGTGGTATTTTAGCTTCAACATGAAAGGCAGACTTGGAGAACAGTCTGGGACATGAACAGGCACTGAACACGCTCCAACAGTTCATTCAATAAGGCAGATTTGTTCTCTCACTTACCTGTTGTCAGTCAACATGTGATAACCCTGAGAGCATCGATTCCAACGAGCCTCTTTTTGTCTTCGGACCAGACAGTCTGGACCCAGCTCGCTCACTCCAGTCGACGGCCTACGCTCGGAAGATATCCCCCAAGCCGCAGATTATGTGATGAAGTTTCCCATGTTGACGTAAAAACGAATAAAAAAACTGTAGTAGTTGGGTTATTCAGAGCAGAACGTCAGCTTCTAGACTTAGCATTAGCTACGAGCTAACGCTATGACAATGTAAGCGCTCACTAGCTGTGCTTTCCTTTTGGTTCCCCTGGACGGCTGGCTGATGTAGTGACCGTAGTGAAGTCCAGTTTAGCACAACGCGCTTTAACATCAAATATGATTcaaattcatgaacagtttcACTTTCCACCTAAAACACAGTCGGCCAGAACCAGCATTAGCCGCTGTGTTTACATGGCTCTGCGGCTGCGCGGAAAACGCAACGGTACGTTCGCGTGAagctcgttttttttccctcacgtCAAAACCATTCAACAAAAGAGGTGTAAAACGAATTTCCTAAAATGATCAGTCGGTTGGAAACGGTCATATAGATGTAATAGTCGTTGACTCAGGAGATGATTCACAGGCATACATTTGTATTTACTCGCATAGAAACAATTTAACGCGTCACGTAAAGGAACAGAATGGTTTCACCTGCGGCTGCGCACAACTAACATGGTGCATTTAAGTACGTTGTCAGTGGTAGTCGCGGGGgtgttaaaataatatttaggATAAATGTACaccaggaaacaaacaaacaaaaaaaacagccccCTCATGACAATACaatatgtgattaaaaaaaggcAATAGATCCATTGCAAAACTGGCAATTCAACGTCGAATGGCCGACATGTAATAAAGCTTATAGTTTTAAGGACAGGCACAATTGAATTTAACCCCGCTCAGCGCATATTTAtattgaaaatgtgatgtttcgTGGTGTCCCGTGTGTTCATTCGAACCcctcaaaaaaggaaaaaaaagaccaccCCGCCCACCTCTATGAGTCAAGCGGAGGACGGAGTGGATTAACGGGGATTCGCACAAGCATCAGAGCGCAGGGGAACAGTCGCGATGGGGAGCAGCGATTCCAAGCTGAACTTCAGGAAGGCGGTGATTCAGCTGACGACCAAAACACAGGTACTCGGCCTCGCTATCGCGGCGCGCATCCGCGATCGGTTTATTCTAAGAAGCGGTGCGTGAACGCATCGCCGAGGAGATCAGGCGACGCGTTTAACCACCGCAGGGTGTTTGTGTATCAACTGACGTTCTCCACCATCTGCTCTCACGCGCGAATAGCACAGTCGCAACCTCGACATTTCAGAGAGACGTCGAATTGAGCCGATCCGCCACTGATCGGTCAGTCGATCGAGTAATTGCGGGTCGTTTACAGAACAGAATGATAAATCAGAGGCAGCTCGGAGATATCGCAGTGTGGCAGGTGTGGCTGAGCACTTCTGTTTGAATAAAGGGCCGTGTTGACATAGTCCTCAGACAGACCTGAGCAATTATGCAAGACAATAACACACCGAAGGCACATGATCTATtcagcatgaaaaacaaaaaccctaTATATTCAGGACTAACGTGCAATGGATGTCTTCCCCAGCCAGTGGAAGCCACCGACGACGCCTTCTGGGACCAGTTCTGGGCagacaccaccaccacagtcCAGGATGTTTTTGCTCTGGTGCCAGCCGCCGAGATAAGAGCTGTTCGAGAGGAGTCACCTTCTAATTTAGCAACCCTCTGCTATAAGGTACACACTGTTCCGGGATGTAGCTGTTGCTGATCACCAGGGAACCTGTGTTTTCTCTCcacacacagagctgctgaCAAATTTAAGGGCCCAGTGAATCAGCCCCCTTCCCTTCTTTTGCTTCCTGTCTCTGCCTACCAGCTTCCGCCTGAGACAAAACATGCCAGCGGCAGAGATTATTAGGATTCTAACTTGTTTTCAGCAGCCGGATCTACACTGGTTACTGTGGTTCACTCAGATTCAAACAGCATATTACAAAGAGGCGACTTTAGTCTGCTTAATACATGTATCTATCTGTAATTCTCACCTGAGTGAGTCACCTGAAAACCACCGCGCTCTTCTCCACAGGCGGTGGAGAAGCTGGTCCAGGGCGCGGAGTCGGGCTGCCCTAGCGAGAAGGAGAAACTGGTGATCCTCAACTGCACACGCATCCTCACCCGCATCCTGCCCTACATCTtcgaggaccaggactggagggGGTTCTTCTGGTCCACTGTGCCTGGTGCGGGCCGGGCTGGGGTgagaagcaaaaacaacaaaagaaaacctgACATATGGAAGGCTGTTATTTTGAAGACAAGATGGACTGGTGTCATTCAAAAGTCATGTTTGCATCACTTGGCACGGGAATGAAGGTTCTggccttcatttttttcaaatttagtAAGGATTTAATTAAAAGTATTTAATGGATTTTACCTCCTTATGTACTTGTTGttatcattttcaaaaaatattttactggATTAATGGCATTTCATTGCTTTCTCCTCTCCAAACGTCTTCACATTAGCCATCCCT
The genomic region above belongs to Synchiropus splendidus isolate RoL2022-P1 chromosome 19, RoL_Sspl_1.0, whole genome shotgun sequence and contains:
- the LOC128751146 gene encoding protein FAM104A isoform X2; translated protein: MRKRRRCGSDSDGGQQAPQAKRQQKSPEPGQDACDSKVSNGESCSVGSPGHAAEGFTSPCVIGASSPLHCGDSAKGGSPPKPEPYLQINRILKEAHLHSLQSRGQVHSDLMCP
- the LOC128751146 gene encoding protein FAM104A isoform X1, which codes for MLTDNRKRRRCGSDSDGGQQAPQAKRQQKSPEPGQDACDSKVSNGESCSVGSPGHAAEGFTSPCVIGASSPLHCGDSAKGGSPPKPEPYLQINRILKEAHLHSLQSRGQVHSDLMCP